Genomic DNA from Gloeocapsa sp. DLM2.Bin57:
AAATAAGGACGCGATTCATCTCACGCTTATTTGAGAAAATAAAGCTTGAGGCTTCTCGCGGTTAAGCTAAATAATTTAAAGAGGGATTATCTTGTAAAACTTTGTCAATTTCATAGCGAAAATCAGCTACTTCTGTTGGCTCTCTCGGCACTATGGGGTAAATTGTATTTAAAGTTCACTTTCTTCTCTTTTGCATCTCTTGCATCTCTTGCATCTCTTGCCTATAACCATTCTTGTGAAAGCTTATCACCGCATGTACACCGAGAGCCCTTCTGTTTCCCAGTGTTTTTGGTTATACTGTTTTTCTGTTGACCAAAAAGATAATTTAAACAAATGAACCATTAACTGAGTCAGGTAACTTTCTAACCTTCTCTTTTCGCTTTTACCCAACCCCTCAATTTCCTCAATAAGATTTAGCCAGTCAATATCTTCTAATGCCGCTTTTTTCAAGACTTCTGCTTGTTGTTGTGTCCAAAGATAATAGTCTGTATTGTACACTTGTCTGTCGTCAAATTTTAGTTAATAAGAATCTTAAGATTATCGATGCAATAAATCTTGATATATTCTAGCAGTTAAATAAGCTAAGATCGAGATAGAGACTAAATAAGCGTGAGGTGTGACTATGGCAACAATCACAAGAAGCTATTCGATCAGTATGATCCAAGAAGAAACCCTACAGTTAGTCCAAACCGGGCGAGTCAGTCGCCAACAGAGAATTTATAGCCTTTGTCAGTTTTTTCCTAATGGAGAATGGCGCTGTATCGAGAAAGAATTAGAAGAAAACGACTTTTTACTCAGAGATAGAATCATTGATCTAATTCCACAAGAAGCCTGGGCATCTGACTAAGGAACATGGTATTATAAGTAGCGGTCTTTTAAGGAAATTTATCTGGTGATGACTGAACTGATAGACTCTATTACCGCTATTGACCAAGAATTATCTAAGCGAGATATAGCCTTAGATCCTGGTGGGTACTTTATTATCTATTTAGATCGCGAAGCTAAACTCATTTGTGCCAAACACTATAGCAATATTATCAATGAACAGGGTTTAGCCGCAGATCCCGCTACAGGAAAAGTGATACCCGCGAAAGGAAAAGTAGAACGTCAGCCAGAACAAGTGTTCACTGGTAGAAGCGCAAAAGAAATCTGTGTCAAAATTGTTGAGCAAACTCAACCATGTCCTCTTACTATGTTAGATCACGCTGCCTACTTAGGAAGAGAATTTATGCGGGCTGAGTTTGCTTTGGTTACAGGTACAGAATATATTCAGGATTAGTTGGAAAAGCCAACGTAAAAAAAGTAAGTAGCCATGGGGATAATTGTAGCTAAAACTAATAGTCCAATTACCCACAAAGTAGCGCTACCTTTTTTAGTGTCTTCCGCTTCGGTGAAAGTCCCCTCAAGCTTAAGGGGTTCGGCGATTTGAGTCGGTCCTGGATCTGCTTCTTGGGCAAGAATCGCCACTAGGCGATCGCCTGTTTCTAGGATAGCTTGATTATATTTATCACCCTGTTTGAGGTTAACTTGAATCGTTTCTTCTAAAATGCTATTAACTTTAGCATCGTCGAGAAGAGATTGGACATTTTCCCCCCGACGTAAAGTAGCATTATTAGTTAAGGTATCCAAAACTACTAAAGTTTGATTAGCTTGAGTCTCAGGAGTAGGAAACCAAGTCTCAAAGAGTTCGTCGCTAAAACTAGCGATATTTTCGCCATAATCAAGACGACGAAGTACGACGATTCTCAGCTCATTTCCGGTGTTTTTGGCTAAATTAGCTAGATTAGTGCTTAATTTGCCCTCGTTGGCGCGACTGATAGCCTCTGCTTGGTCAATCACCCAGGTATTGCTATCAGGGGGTGGGAAATCATCAACACTCGTAGCCCAAGCTGGGGTAGAAAAAATGTTACTCACTAAGAGAGTGCATAATAATAAGCTGAGTAGTAAACGTTTCATTGGTCTGGAATTGGTTAGGTTAATCCTTATATTTTCGCAGCTAATTGAAGTTACAATTACATTGAATCAAGAGAAAAACAGCAAAGATGTTTATTTTAACTAACGATGATGGAATTGATGCACCAGGGTTAGAAGCATTAGCCAAGGCGATTGCCTTAGAGAATCTAGTTGTAGCACCAAAAGACCATCTCTCAGGTTGTGGACATCAGTTTACCACTCATCGCCCTATTCAGGTACAACGTCGCAATGAGACAGCCTACGCTATAGATGGAACACCTGCAGATTGTACGCGTATCGCTATTACTCACCTGAATCAGGAAGCTAAATACGTCCTTTCAGGTATCAATGCGGGAGGTAATCTTGGTGTAGATGTTTATACCTCTGGTACGGTAGCAGCGGTAAGAGAAGCAGCGATTCACGGTATCCCAGGTATAGCGATTTCTCATTGGATTAAAAAACCCCTAGAGATAGATTGGTCAAAAGCTACTAATCTCACCAAAAAGGTGTTAGAAGTATTGTTAGTCAAAACTCTCGAACCTGGTTACTTTTGGAATGTCAATCTACCTCACCTAGAAACAGGAAAACCAGAACCAGAAATTATCTTCTGTGAACCTAGTAATCATCCTTTACCAGTTAATTATCGAATAGAAGGGGATTTATACTATTATCACGGTGAATACGCCCAAAGAGAGCGATCGCCAGGAAGCGATGTAGATGTCTGTTTTTCGGGTAATATTGCCGTAACTTTACTTAAGGTTTAAATCAAAGAGGAAATATATGCGCATTTTAATCATGGGGGGAACTCGTTTTATTGGAGTTTATCTAACCAA
This window encodes:
- a CDS encoding DUF29 domain-containing protein; translation: MYNTDYYLWTQQQAEVLKKAALEDIDWLNLIEEIEGLGKSEKRRLESYLTQLMVHLFKLSFWSTEKQYNQKHWETEGLSVYMR
- a CDS encoding DUF4327 family protein — protein: MATITRSYSISMIQEETLQLVQTGRVSRQQRIYSLCQFFPNGEWRCIEKELEENDFLLRDRIIDLIPQEAWASD
- a CDS encoding DUF4346 domain-containing protein is translated as MTELIDSITAIDQELSKRDIALDPGGYFIIYLDREAKLICAKHYSNIINEQGLAADPATGKVIPAKGKVERQPEQVFTGRSAKEICVKIVEQTQPCPLTMLDHAAYLGREFMRAEFALVTGTEYIQD
- a CDS encoding YgcG family protein codes for the protein MKRLLLSLLLCTLLVSNIFSTPAWATSVDDFPPPDSNTWVIDQAEAISRANEGKLSTNLANLAKNTGNELRIVVLRRLDYGENIASFSDELFETWFPTPETQANQTLVVLDTLTNNATLRRGENVQSLLDDAKVNSILEETIQVNLKQGDKYNQAILETGDRLVAILAQEADPGPTQIAEPLKLEGTFTEAEDTKKGSATLWVIGLLVLATIIPMATYFFYVGFSN
- the surE gene encoding 5'/3'-nucleotidase SurE → MFILTNDDGIDAPGLEALAKAIALENLVVAPKDHLSGCGHQFTTHRPIQVQRRNETAYAIDGTPADCTRIAITHLNQEAKYVLSGINAGGNLGVDVYTSGTVAAVREAAIHGIPGIAISHWIKKPLEIDWSKATNLTKKVLEVLLVKTLEPGYFWNVNLPHLETGKPEPEIIFCEPSNHPLPVNYRIEGDLYYYHGEYAQRERSPGSDVDVCFSGNIAVTLLKV